A single region of the Solwaraspora sp. WMMD406 genome encodes:
- a CDS encoding thiamine pyrophosphate-dependent dehydrogenase E1 component subunit alpha, with translation MDLSSAYREMVRIRMFEERVLECAAAGLVPGSVHPYTGQEAVAVGVLAARRPDEWVASFYRCHGHALAAGVSATGLLREILGRAGGVCGGKAGSMHIADRSRHLLGASSIVAAQLPIAAGAAMAEKAAGAGRAVIAFCGDGAFGAGVTYETLTVAALHGLPLLLVCEENGWQDHTRSDLVRHRTPALIAQGLGLDCAEVDGNDVTAVHDAADTALRRCRAGVPQVVVAHTYLRHFHAQLGSQPPAEYRPADERDHWFARDPLVLAESALADSVLAESALAASGPADPTVAASGPADPTRGAAAAIRADVAREMADVFADALGADPPDPATATTAVTTVAWPEHAVRPEPGGSPQRAASPEPVG, from the coding sequence GGATGTTCGAGGAACGGGTCCTGGAGTGCGCCGCCGCCGGGCTGGTCCCGGGTTCGGTGCACCCCTACACCGGGCAGGAGGCGGTCGCCGTCGGGGTGCTGGCCGCCCGGCGGCCCGACGAGTGGGTGGCCAGCTTCTACCGCTGCCACGGACACGCGTTGGCCGCCGGGGTGTCCGCGACCGGTCTGCTGCGCGAGATCCTCGGCCGGGCCGGCGGAGTCTGCGGCGGCAAGGCCGGATCGATGCACATCGCCGACCGTTCCCGGCATCTGCTGGGTGCCAGTTCCATCGTGGCCGCGCAGCTGCCGATCGCGGCCGGCGCGGCGATGGCGGAGAAGGCCGCCGGGGCCGGACGGGCGGTCATCGCGTTCTGCGGCGACGGCGCGTTCGGCGCCGGGGTCACCTACGAGACGCTCACCGTGGCCGCCCTGCACGGACTGCCGCTGCTGCTGGTCTGCGAGGAGAACGGCTGGCAGGACCACACCCGCAGCGACCTGGTCCGACACCGCACGCCCGCGTTGATCGCCCAGGGCCTGGGCCTGGACTGCGCCGAGGTCGACGGCAACGACGTGACCGCCGTGCACGACGCCGCCGACACGGCGCTGCGCCGCTGCCGGGCCGGGGTGCCGCAGGTCGTGGTCGCCCACACCTACCTGCGGCACTTCCACGCCCAACTCGGATCGCAGCCACCGGCGGAGTACCGGCCGGCGGACGAACGGGACCACTGGTTCGCCCGGGATCCGCTGGTCCTGGCCGAGTCGGCGCTGGCTGACTCGGTCCTGGCCGAGTCGGCGCTGGCCGCGTCCGGGCCCGCCGACCCGACTGTGGCCGCGTCCGGGCCCGCCGACCCGACTCGCGGCGCGGCGGCGGCGATCCGCGCCGACGTCGCGCGGGAGATGGCCGACGTGTTCGCCGACGCGCTCGGCGCCGACCCGCCCGACCCGGCGACCGCCACGACAGCCGTCACCACGGTGGCGTGGCCCGAGCACGCCGTCCGGCCGGAACCCGGCGGATCGCCACAGCGGGCCGCGTCGCCGGAGCCGGTCGGATGA
- a CDS encoding transketolase C-terminal domain-containing protein, with amino-acid sequence MSRRHPSVAAVRGALADQPELSMFCTYQQPDLIELFGAERMVRLPIAENAMLGMAVGMALLGRRVLVSIARAAFLFSAFDQLINEATKWRYMSDGQFTVPIVIRGLTQGGEHLGAQHEHAAHGMLSQIPGLVVAVPGSPNAAAGLLRTALVHPDPVVVLESPRLYGPDWAELPEPEPNADPLPFGVAGQARPGGGLTLVGIGNTVATCLRAAATLDRDGLRVQVVDLRTAAPLDLDGVAGLVDGAGPVVLVDEAPAGASVMSALGLHLVRAGVVAPDRLDVLAGAPVPAPVSPPLVAALLPDERRVVTAARALLDRHRPGRVAAGAGAGTAPATVNPATEEPR; translated from the coding sequence ATGAGCCGGCGGCACCCCTCGGTCGCGGCCGTACGCGGCGCGCTCGCCGACCAACCCGAGCTCAGCATGTTCTGCACCTACCAGCAGCCCGACCTGATCGAACTCTTCGGTGCCGAGCGGATGGTCCGCCTGCCGATCGCCGAGAACGCGATGCTCGGCATGGCGGTCGGGATGGCGCTGCTCGGCCGGCGGGTCCTGGTCAGCATCGCCCGGGCCGCGTTCCTGTTCAGCGCCTTCGACCAGCTGATCAACGAAGCCACCAAATGGCGGTACATGTCCGACGGACAGTTCACCGTACCGATCGTCATCCGTGGCCTGACCCAGGGCGGCGAACACCTGGGCGCCCAGCACGAACACGCCGCGCACGGCATGCTCAGCCAGATTCCCGGGCTGGTGGTCGCCGTACCCGGGTCACCCAACGCCGCCGCCGGACTGCTGCGTACCGCGCTGGTCCACCCCGACCCGGTCGTCGTGCTGGAATCGCCCCGGCTGTACGGCCCCGACTGGGCGGAGCTGCCCGAGCCGGAGCCGAACGCCGACCCGCTGCCGTTCGGCGTCGCCGGACAGGCCCGACCCGGTGGCGGCCTCACCCTGGTCGGCATCGGCAACACCGTCGCCACCTGCCTGCGGGCCGCCGCCACCCTGGACCGGGACGGGCTGCGCGTCCAGGTGGTGGACCTGCGTACCGCCGCACCGCTGGACCTCGACGGGGTCGCCGGCCTGGTCGACGGCGCGGGCCCGGTCGTGCTGGTCGACGAGGCACCGGCCGGTGCCAGCGTGATGTCCGCGCTCGGCCTGCACCTGGTCCGTGCCGGCGTGGTCGCGCCGGACCGCCTCGACGTCCTCGCCGGCGCGCCGGTACCGGCGCCGGTGAGTCCACCGCTGGTCGCCGCTCTGCTTCCGGACGAGCGGCGGGTCGTCACCGCCGCCCGCGCGCTGCTGGACCGGCACCGACCAGGGCGGGTCGCGGCCGGTGCGGGTGCCGGCACCGCACCGGCCACCGTGAACCCCGCCACCGAGGAGCCGAGATGA
- a CDS encoding aminotransferase class III-fold pyridoxal phosphate-dependent enzyme, translated as MIDPSTYHAWHGIVPMGEFLAESDPGMFLVGGEGSHVIDRAGRRYLDARSSMWNVTLGYSCEPVKAAIRRQLGDLPSGTVMRYEHPPQITVDYAAALAAWLPPTLRHIRFGNTGSQMTEAAAMLSRFHRRMTGETGREYVVAVHGSYHGTGPLATALTGEQILHEWSAPLDDRTVHVAAAPADGCDDSCGGRRDDDCVRPLAEVVDRLGPQRVTAVIVEPVMGNYLHAASTHQLESLIRYCRGHGVHVIVDEVTTGAGRVAAMTVSGRLALEPDMIVLGKGLSAGYFPLTALAVADPIFDALATPPVRLGFPNGSTTDGHPLGAAAGLAVLEILTADGFLDGVRERGRQLRDTLLDTLADDPHVGDVRGEGMLLGLELRYRDGTPWTLRDVYRLRLACRDNGLLVSYADGVMPLLPPLTISVDECAELATVLGKTITAYAAEHLTS; from the coding sequence ATGATCGATCCGTCCACATACCACGCCTGGCACGGCATCGTCCCGATGGGGGAGTTCCTGGCCGAGTCCGACCCGGGCATGTTCCTGGTCGGTGGTGAAGGCAGCCACGTGATCGACCGGGCCGGCCGGCGCTACCTGGACGCCCGGTCCTCGATGTGGAACGTCACGCTCGGCTACTCCTGCGAGCCGGTCAAGGCAGCCATCCGCCGGCAGCTCGGCGACCTGCCCTCCGGCACGGTGATGCGCTACGAACACCCGCCGCAGATCACCGTCGACTACGCGGCCGCGCTCGCCGCCTGGCTCCCGCCGACGCTGCGGCACATCCGGTTCGGCAACACCGGCAGCCAGATGACCGAGGCGGCGGCGATGCTGTCCCGCTTCCACCGCCGGATGACCGGGGAGACCGGCCGCGAGTACGTCGTCGCCGTACACGGCAGCTACCACGGCACCGGGCCGCTGGCGACCGCGCTGACCGGGGAACAGATCCTGCACGAGTGGTCGGCCCCGCTCGACGACCGTACGGTGCACGTCGCGGCGGCACCGGCCGACGGCTGCGACGACAGCTGCGGCGGCCGCCGTGACGACGACTGCGTACGGCCGCTCGCGGAGGTCGTCGACCGGCTCGGACCCCAGCGGGTGACCGCTGTCATCGTCGAGCCGGTGATGGGCAACTACCTCCACGCCGCCAGCACCCACCAGTTGGAGTCGTTGATCCGCTACTGCCGGGGGCACGGCGTCCACGTCATCGTCGACGAGGTCACCACCGGAGCCGGCCGGGTGGCTGCGATGACGGTGAGCGGCCGGCTGGCGCTGGAACCGGACATGATCGTGCTGGGCAAGGGGCTGAGCGCCGGCTACTTCCCGTTGACCGCGCTCGCGGTGGCCGATCCGATCTTCGACGCGTTGGCCACGCCGCCGGTCCGGCTCGGCTTCCCCAACGGCTCCACCACCGACGGCCATCCGCTCGGCGCGGCCGCCGGGCTGGCCGTCCTGGAGATCCTGACCGCCGACGGCTTCCTCGACGGGGTCCGCGAGCGCGGCCGCCAGCTGCGCGACACGCTCCTGGACACCCTCGCCGACGATCCGCACGTCGGCGACGTCCGTGGCGAGGGGATGCTGCTCGGTCTGGAGTTGCGCTACCGCGACGGTACGCCGTGGACGCTGCGCGACGTCTACCGGCTGCGGCTGGCCTGCCGGGACAACGGGCTGCTCGTCAGCTACGCGGACGGGGTGATGCCGTTGCTGCCACCGTTGACGATCAGTGTCGACGAGTGCGCCGAACTGGCCACGGTCCTCGGCAAGACGATCACCGCGTACGCCGCCGAGCATCTGACGAGCTAG
- a CDS encoding PadR family transcriptional regulator, giving the protein MIVKGLDPAEESDRRTQLLRGALDMCLLALLAKESAHGYELVRRFAAAGFPDVGYGTIYPLLTRMRRLGLVVDELQPSPSGPARKVYALTETGHQRLLAWRRQWTQFVGIVDATLTDAAHDRPRS; this is encoded by the coding sequence ATGATAGTGAAAGGGCTGGACCCGGCGGAGGAGAGCGATCGGCGGACCCAGCTGCTGCGTGGCGCTCTCGACATGTGCCTACTCGCCCTGCTGGCCAAGGAGTCCGCCCACGGGTACGAACTTGTCCGCCGATTCGCCGCCGCCGGCTTCCCCGACGTTGGCTACGGCACTATCTATCCCCTGCTGACCCGGATGCGCCGACTCGGCCTGGTCGTCGACGAGCTGCAGCCCAGCCCCAGCGGTCCGGCCCGCAAGGTCTACGCGCTCACCGAGACCGGCCACCAGCGGCTGCTGGCCTGGCGACGACAGTGGACCCAGTTCGTCGGCATCGTCGACGCCACCCTCACCGATGCCGCCCACGACCGCCCGAGGAGTTGA